A portion of the Acidobacteriota bacterium genome contains these proteins:
- a CDS encoding protein kinase, producing MNTREQFGSYILLKKLSEDALGETFRAGRFGSQGIEQVVLLRVFNGQGLDGPALWQKVADRKELAGGLRSPNLAAGIDFGELQGVPYVAYDYISGKNLARLQEQANRQLSPLPPDHALLIIERMALGLTAALETRLGGERVLHGFVVPDLVMVSNEGEAKLLGFEAAPGLRDMAASNAAVRSFERYLAPEALAGQPPHRSDDVYSLGVILYELLTGETMPAGVADHNSLLEQAQIASESEPVPPGIRQLLQRSLASREQRIGDAASWHKALSQVMMEGQYNPTTFNLAFFMHSLFRDEIEKESRELQSEQKIEPPTATAEMEAASSGGGREPGADTVMVSSADIEPEAGEESGSKKGLYFGLAAVATLVLVAAVLYVFVFGAKTSAPPEPAEPAAQVPPPVIPPPQEEEVPSGPTQEEIQAELERMREEMAESLAAQNQEMQEELAARYESRLADLQDQYEQAQKEAEERKAAEEQAQKEAEALAEQQAAEEAAQKEA from the coding sequence ATGAATACCCGCGAGCAGTTCGGCAGCTACATTCTTCTCAAGAAGCTCAGCGAGGACGCCCTCGGTGAGACCTTCCGGGCCGGCCGGTTCGGCAGCCAAGGCATCGAGCAGGTCGTCCTGCTCCGAGTGTTCAACGGCCAGGGCCTCGACGGCCCTGCCCTGTGGCAGAAGGTCGCCGACCGCAAGGAGCTGGCCGGCGGCCTACGCAGCCCCAACCTGGCGGCAGGCATCGACTTCGGCGAGCTCCAGGGTGTGCCCTACGTCGCCTACGACTACATCTCCGGCAAGAATCTGGCCCGGCTCCAGGAGCAGGCCAACCGCCAGCTCTCCCCGCTGCCGCCGGACCATGCGCTGCTGATCATCGAGCGCATGGCCTTGGGGCTGACGGCGGCACTGGAAACCCGCCTGGGCGGCGAACGCGTCCTCCACGGCTTCGTGGTTCCGGATCTGGTGATGGTCTCCAACGAAGGTGAAGCGAAGCTTCTCGGCTTCGAGGCCGCCCCGGGGCTGCGGGATATGGCCGCCAGCAACGCCGCCGTACGCAGCTTCGAGCGCTACCTGGCTCCGGAAGCCCTCGCCGGCCAGCCGCCCCACCGCAGCGACGACGTCTACTCCCTCGGCGTGATTCTCTATGAGCTGCTCACCGGCGAAACCATGCCGGCGGGGGTCGCCGACCACAACAGCCTGTTGGAGCAAGCGCAGATCGCCAGCGAAAGCGAGCCCGTGCCGCCGGGCATCCGCCAGCTGCTCCAGCGCAGTCTGGCCTCCCGAGAACAGCGCATCGGCGACGCCGCCAGCTGGCACAAAGCGCTCAGCCAGGTGATGATGGAAGGCCAGTACAACCCCACCACCTTCAACCTCGCCTTCTTCATGCACAGCCTCTTCCGGGACGAGATCGAGAAGGAGAGCCGGGAGCTGCAGAGCGAGCAGAAGATCGAGCCTCCCACCGCCACCGCCGAGATGGAAGCCGCCAGCTCCGGCGGCGGCCGCGAGCCGGGAGCGGACACGGTGATGGTGAGCAGCGCCGACATCGAGCCCGAGGCCGGCGAAGAGTCCGGCTCCAAGAAGGGCCTCTACTTCGGCCTTGCGGCGGTCGCCACCCTGGTGCTCGTCGCCGCCGTACTCTACGTCTTCGTCTTCGGCGCCAAGACCTCAGCCCCTCCCGAGCCCGCCGAGCCTGCGGCGCAGGTGCCCCCGCCGGTAATCCCGCCGCCGCAGGAAGAAGAGGTCCCCTCCGGCCCCACGCAGGAAGAAATCCAGGCCGAGCTGGAGCGCATGCGCGAGGAAATGGCCGAGAGCCTCGCGGCCCAGAACCAAGAGATGCAGGAGGAGCTAGCGGCCCGCTATGAGTCCCGTCTCGCGGATCTCCAAGATCAATACGAGCAGGCCCAAAAGGAAGCCGAAGAGCGCAAAGCCGCCGAGGAGCAGGCGCAGAAGGAAGCCGAGGCCCTCGCCGAACAGCAGGCCGCCGAAGAGGCCGCCCAGAAAGAGGCC
- the mltG gene encoding endolytic transglycosylase MltG — protein MSRRPQRSRSKSSRRRLWPRILLVLGLLAVLAVAALGAGAWWAWQTLHEPYRSWSGDQVLVEIEPGTAATDILHRLQEEGVLVDADLARLYLVHYLEDPPLLAGEYRFEEALNTPQVLAKLTSGDVVTHGVTVIEGLTLWETAALLAREGFGEEQAFLDAMSSPRLIADLDPEATNLEGYLFPSTYRFPSNATEAAIVETLVRTFRTTYRREVEPLIPPPEAGEEPATVRDIVTLASIVEKEARLDDERPTIAGVYAHRLRRGIGLYADPTVIYALRLAGRWDGNIRRRDLQMDSPYNTYVVQGLPPGPVASPGRLSLEAAAAPPEVPYLYFVSRNDGSHVFSKTLAEHNRNVERWQKQYWREKWAEERRRKAEPEAKESKPSNKGKESPPPR, from the coding sequence ATGAGTCGACGCCCCCAACGCTCCCGCTCCAAATCCTCCAGACGCCGGCTCTGGCCGCGCATCCTGCTGGTGCTCGGGCTGCTGGCGGTGCTGGCGGTGGCCGCCCTGGGAGCCGGCGCCTGGTGGGCCTGGCAGACTCTCCACGAGCCCTACCGCAGCTGGAGCGGCGACCAGGTCCTGGTGGAGATCGAGCCCGGCACTGCCGCCACCGACATCCTCCATCGTCTGCAGGAGGAGGGCGTCTTGGTGGACGCGGACCTGGCGCGCCTGTACCTGGTGCACTATCTAGAAGATCCACCGCTCCTCGCCGGCGAGTATCGCTTCGAGGAAGCCCTCAACACCCCTCAGGTGCTCGCCAAGCTGACCTCCGGCGATGTGGTCACCCACGGCGTGACGGTGATCGAAGGACTGACCCTTTGGGAGACGGCGGCCCTGCTGGCGCGGGAAGGCTTCGGGGAGGAACAGGCCTTCCTCGACGCCATGAGCTCACCGCGGCTCATCGCCGATCTCGACCCAGAGGCCACCAACCTCGAGGGCTACCTCTTCCCCAGCACCTACCGCTTCCCCAGCAACGCCACCGAAGCGGCCATCGTCGAAACCCTGGTGCGCACCTTCCGCACCACCTACCGGCGCGAGGTGGAGCCCCTGATCCCACCGCCGGAAGCCGGCGAGGAGCCGGCCACCGTGCGCGACATCGTCACTCTCGCCAGCATCGTGGAGAAGGAGGCGCGGCTGGACGACGAACGCCCCACCATCGCCGGCGTCTACGCCCACCGCCTGCGCCGGGGCATCGGCCTCTACGCCGACCCGACGGTGATTTACGCCCTACGCCTGGCGGGGCGCTGGGACGGCAACATCCGGCGGCGGGATCTACAGATGGACTCCCCCTACAACACCTACGTGGTGCAGGGCCTGCCGCCGGGTCCCGTGGCCTCCCCGGGCAGGCTCAGCCTGGAGGCCGCCGCCGCCCCGCCGGAAGTGCCCTACCTCTACTTCGTCAGCCGCAACGACGGCAGCCACGTGTTCTCCAAAACCCTCGCCGAGCACAACCGCAACGTCGAACGCTGGCAAAAGCAGTATTGGCGCGAAAAGTGGGCCGAAGAACGGCGCCGCAAAGCCGAGCCGGAAGCGAAAGAATCTAAGCCCTCAAACAAAGGCAAGGAGTCACCGCCACCACGTTGA
- the ruvX gene encoding Holliday junction resolvase RuvX, which yields MKLLGIDFGERRIGVAISDPQGRLAVPMTTLERKNDRSASRALTRLAREEGVEGIVLGEPVGLDGEAGEAALRVRRFGARLASESGLPVVLIDETLTSREAERRLRAAGVDPRRHPERVDAAAAQILLQEALDRRQRGDGGLPPAAATEPTDPQESP from the coding sequence ATGAAGCTGCTGGGCATCGATTTCGGCGAGCGGCGCATCGGTGTGGCGATTTCCGATCCCCAGGGTCGGCTGGCAGTACCGATGACCACCCTCGAGCGCAAAAATGACCGTAGCGCTTCCCGGGCCCTGACCCGGCTAGCCCGGGAAGAGGGCGTCGAAGGGATCGTCTTGGGCGAGCCGGTAGGGCTCGACGGCGAGGCCGGAGAAGCAGCCCTCCGGGTGCGCCGCTTCGGCGCCCGGCTGGCATCGGAAAGCGGCCTGCCGGTAGTGCTCATCGACGAAACCCTGACCTCCCGGGAAGCGGAGCGCCGCCTGCGCGCCGCCGGGGTAGATCCACGGCGCCATCCCGAGCGGGTGGACGCAGCGGCGGCCCAAATCTTGCTTCAAGAAGCCCTCGACCGGCGCCAACGCGGCGACGGCGGGCTGCCCCCAGCGGCGGCCACCGAGCCCACCGATCCCCAGGAGTCCCCATGA
- a CDS encoding thiolase family protein, producing the protein MDDIVILSAVRTPIGSFQGGLAPLPAHALGAAALAQAIERAGVDPADVEQVNMGCVLPAGQGQAPARQAALGAGCPHSTGALTLNKVCGSGMKAVMVGANDLRCGDFEVVAAGGMENMSQAPYLAAGVRDGLRLGHGKLVDSMIHDGLWDPYNDLHMGSCAEMCAEKYSFSREAQDEFAQESYRRARESVEAGRFDAEVIPVEVPQRKKTVTVDKDEEPFRVDLERMPSLRPAFQKDGTITAANASKINDGAAALILSTATYAQKLDRKPLARIVAHANAAQAPEWFTTAPVAAVRQLLDRTGLEAGDIDLWEVNEAFSAVTMAFVEEFGLSMDVVNVHGGAVALGHPIGASGARILVTLLHAMEARDVQRGVAAICLGGGEATAILVERNR; encoded by the coding sequence ATGGACGACATTGTCATCTTGAGCGCAGTGCGCACGCCCATCGGTAGCTTTCAGGGAGGTTTGGCGCCGTTGCCGGCCCACGCCCTCGGTGCTGCGGCGTTGGCCCAGGCCATCGAGCGGGCCGGGGTCGATCCGGCGGACGTCGAGCAGGTGAATATGGGGTGCGTCTTGCCGGCGGGCCAGGGCCAAGCCCCGGCGCGGCAGGCGGCGTTGGGAGCAGGCTGCCCCCACAGCACCGGTGCCCTGACCTTGAACAAGGTCTGCGGCTCGGGCATGAAGGCCGTGATGGTCGGCGCCAACGACTTGCGCTGCGGCGATTTCGAAGTGGTGGCCGCCGGCGGCATGGAGAATATGAGCCAGGCGCCGTATCTGGCTGCTGGCGTGCGCGACGGGCTGCGCCTGGGGCACGGCAAGCTGGTGGATTCGATGATTCATGACGGCTTGTGGGATCCCTACAACGATTTGCACATGGGCAGCTGCGCCGAGATGTGCGCGGAGAAGTATAGCTTCAGCCGCGAGGCCCAAGACGAGTTCGCCCAGGAGAGCTATCGCCGCGCTCGGGAGTCGGTGGAGGCGGGTCGTTTCGATGCCGAGGTGATCCCCGTCGAGGTGCCCCAGCGCAAGAAGACGGTGACCGTGGACAAGGACGAGGAGCCCTTCCGGGTCGACCTGGAGCGCATGCCTTCACTGCGCCCGGCGTTCCAGAAGGACGGCACCATCACCGCCGCCAACGCCAGCAAGATCAACGATGGGGCGGCGGCGCTGATCCTCTCCACCGCCACCTACGCTCAAAAGCTCGACCGCAAGCCCCTGGCTCGTATCGTCGCCCACGCCAACGCCGCTCAGGCTCCGGAGTGGTTCACCACCGCCCCGGTGGCGGCGGTGCGCCAGCTGCTGGACCGGACGGGGTTGGAGGCTGGCGACATCGACCTGTGGGAGGTGAATGAGGCCTTCTCCGCCGTCACCATGGCCTTCGTCGAAGAGTTCGGCTTGTCCATGGACGTGGTCAACGTCCACGGCGGCGCGGTGGCCTTGGGTCATCCCATCGGTGCCTCCGGCGCCCGCATCCTGGTCACCCTGCTCCATGCCATGGAGGCCCGCGACGTCCAGCGCGGTGTCGCCGCCATCTGCCTCGGCGGTGGCGAGGCGACGGCCATCCTGGTCGAGCGGAATCGCTGA